The genome window TTGTTTAGAATCAAACTTTCTCGTCCGGGATTGAAACTTCATCGTTCATTCCCGAAAAAGCTTCGCCTTAACCGCTCCGCATTGACAGAAATCGCCCCCTTCGGAATTTAACGATATATGAACGCATTCTTTTTAGAATTACCGGAATCGGATTCTCCCGAATTTGCAACGTATTTCGGATCACGGGACCGATTCTCGCAAAAGGTCGGTTATAAAGCTCTTTCGGCCAGTCCCGGTAAAAGCGAATACGAGATCGAAACGGACGAATCCTTTTTCAATCCGGTCGGTTCCGTGCACGGAGGAGTTTTGTTTTCGGCGATGGATAGTTCGGCGGGAGCTGCGGTTGCCGCCTGGATCAAAGCGTCGGGTCGAACGTTCAAGTTTATGGCGACCGCAAGCGCGGAGATCAAATATCTAAAAGGAGTAAAATCCGAAAAGATAAAGATCGTTACCGAAATCACCGAACACAAAGGCTCCGTGGTAAAACTGTTATCCAAATCCCTCAACGAACGAAACGAAACCGTAGCGGAACTTCATTCCGTCTGGGTCGTTAAATTCGAAAATTGATTCTTCGTTTCTCGGATTCTTTCGGACACGAAAATTCTTCGCGTCCTTCTTCCATTTTTCTAATTTAGAATTTTTGAATCCGTCGGAATCGTCGATTCGGACGGATTCGATTCGAGTTTGTTAAGCGACAAAGAATTCGGCGCGGCTGATGCTTGCGAGTTCCACGGCGCTGCTCAAATTCTTGGAAGGGAAATACACGATTTGTTCCCCGACCATTTTACGATTGCGATCCAATTCCACACGAGAACCGTCTTTAAGGTGCAGGACGATATCGATCCCGCGGTAGTTGATATATCTTTCTAACTGACTCTTAAACTTTGCACCCTGTTCTTGCATGGAAATATCCTTAAAAATTGTTGAAAGGATGTTCTAGGAGTACGGAGGAAAGTACAAGCTTTTTTTTACGAATGAGACAAAATTTTTTTATGTGAGCGTTTTTATTCCGACGTTAAAGTTATCGTTTCCTGCAAGGTCCAAGTCGCCCCGTCATTCGTGGAAACGTAATGTTTCAAACCGTCCCCTTCGATGTTCACAAAGTTATGCAGCTTGTCTCCTCCGGTGGTAGTCGCGTAAAACCCAAGGGCGGCCGTCTGACTCGGAACTGGGTCAAACGGATAACCCGGCGTCGGCAACGTTAAAGACGTCTGATTGAGTTGC of Leptospira sanjuanensis contains these proteins:
- a CDS encoding PaaI family thioesterase: MNAFFLELPESDSPEFATYFGSRDRFSQKVGYKALSASPGKSEYEIETDESFFNPVGSVHGGVLFSAMDSSAGAAVAAWIKASGRTFKFMATASAEIKYLKGVKSEKIKIVTEITEHKGSVVKLLSKSLNERNETVAELHSVWVVKFEN